In the genome of Xanthomonas hortorum pv. pelargonii, the window GAACAGTTCGAAACACTGTTTCCGCAGCCGGAATCCAGGCCCTATACGATTTTTCTGCGCTACAACCCGGTCAACGCCGGCGGCGGAACGGCCTTGTACCGGTCCTTCATCACGACCTACGGCACGCCAGCAGAGACCGATCTGGACGAGATCAAGGTCACCTTGTCGCATGAAATGTTCCACACCTATCAACCGCGCCTGTCGCGCAACGGTGGCGAGTCCACGACCTGGTTCAGCGAGGGCTCGGCAGTCTTTTACGAGGCCCGGCTGCCGCTGCGTTTTGGTTTGTTCACGCCGCAGCAGTATCTGACTGTCCTCAACCTCACCGCAGCGCGTTACTACACCAACGCGCTGGGCGCTCTACCCAATGCACGCATAGAAGAAGGGTTCTGGAAGGACACCCGTATCCGGATGCTCGCCTATGACCGCGGCATGTTGTATCTGGCCACGGTGGACGATGCGCTGCGCAAACGCTCGCACGGTCGACGCTCTCTGGATGACCTGCTGCGCGCACTGTTGCTGATCACCCAGGAGCGCAATGCGACCCAGGCAGACTGGGAGTCCTTGCTGAAGGCAGAGCTGGGCGATACGGCGGTGCAGGAGTTCCACGCGTTTCTGGCGGGCACCCCGCCGTTGCCTGCGTCGGACGCGTTCGGGCCGTGCTTTCGCAGAACCAGCAAACTGCTGCGGCGCTATGTGCTGGGGTTCGAGCCGGCGGTGCTGGCCGAACCCAAACGCATCGTGCGTGGCTTGATGGCAGATTCGGCTGCCGCGCGCGCTGGCGTGCGCAATGGCGATGAAATCGTGCGGCCGGTGCCGCAGGACGGCATCCAAGGCAACCAGACCGAGCGCCTGCACCTGCGCCTGCGTCGCGATGGCAAGGAGTTCGACGTGGACTATCTGCCACGCGGCGAGCAGGTAGACACCTGGCAATGGGAGCGCGTGCCCGGTGTGGACGATGCGCAGTGCCGGCTGTGAGTCCGGGCTGAGGCAAGACGCATCCGGCACCGGCAATGCAGTGATGGCGGCTCAGGCCTTATCCACCCCGTAATGCGTCAGCCCCAGTCGCGCCAGTTCGCCGGAGCGGCGGTAATAGACCTCTTCCCAGCCATCCACGCGCTGGCGGTCGGTCTCGTTCATGGCGTCGAGGATGTCTTCGATGCTGAGCAGATTCGGGTCTTCTTCCAGGCGTTCGAACAATGCGCCCAGGCCTTCGATCGCCTGGCGTGTCTGCGCCGCACCCATCGCCGCCAGCGCCTGCAGCGCGTAAGTGCGCGTGCTGGCGTCCCAGCGGTCGAAATAGCGCGCGTAGCCGCTTTCGACCATGTCCGCGTCCAGCCGT includes:
- a CDS encoding peptidase M61 is translated as MKTSWLLLFVLTTVATGALASPAPAEPAPVSLELQLAPYADKGEVTTLEVRLRIGDLAVPRGGIVAQLPMQVNNVDTFAEHIASIEATDAHGQVQLSGRAASAQENGDQSQLRVWTTPRALSGPLTLRYRVPANATRPPRGPAPPISFRNDAHAFSATSAMFLVLPPEEQIYALNIGWDLSHLPAGARGVSSFGEGNVQVGDIDTGSLPGLFFMAGDVGRWPNVPRADGFSVAWQGQPPFDASALSAWVGELHEQFETLFPQPESRPYTIFLRYNPVNAGGGTALYRSFITTYGTPAETDLDEIKVTLSHEMFHTYQPRLSRNGGESTTWFSEGSAVFYEARLPLRFGLFTPQQYLTVLNLTAARYYTNALGALPNARIEEGFWKDTRIRMLAYDRGMLYLATVDDALRKRSHGRRSLDDLLRALLLITQERNATQADWESLLKAELGDTAVQEFHAFLAGTPPLPASDAFGPCFRRTSKLLRRYVLGFEPAVLAEPKRIVRGLMADSAAARAGVRNGDEIVRPVPQDGIQGNQTERLHLRLRRDGKEFDVDYLPRGEQVDTWQWERVPGVDDAQCRL